A portion of the Ricinus communis isolate WT05 ecotype wild-type chromosome 10, ASM1957865v1, whole genome shotgun sequence genome contains these proteins:
- the LOC8285751 gene encoding 40S ribosomal protein S5, with translation MAAAVAAAPVPVSSEPTLPYNEVKLFNRWTFEDVQVNDISLSDYIGVQPAKHATYVPHTAGRYSVKRFRKAQCPIVERLTNSLMMHGRNNGKKLMAVRIVKHAMEIIHLLTDQNPIQVIVDAVVNSGPREDATRIGSAGVVRRQAVDISPLRRVNQAIYLLTTGAREAAFRNIKTIAECLADELINAAKGSSNSYAIKKKDEIERVAKANR, from the exons ATGGCAGCAGCAGTGGCGGCAGCGCCGGTTCCGGTTAGCTCAGAGCCTACTCTACCTTACAACGAAGTGAAATTGTTCAACCGCTGGACCTTCGAGGACGTTCAG GTGAATGATATTTCCTTGAGTGACTACATTGGTGTACAACCAGCCAAGCATGCAACCTATGTTCCACACACTGCTGGAAGGTACTCAGTAAAGCGTTTCAGGAAAGCCCAGTGCCCAATTGTAGAGAGGCTTACCAACTCATTGATGATGCATGGTAGAAACAATGGGAAAAAGTTGATGGCTGTTAGGATTGTTAAACACGCTATGGAAATTATCCACCTTCTGACTGATCAGAACCCTATCCAAGTTATTGTGGATGCTGTTGTTAACAG TGGGCCAAGGGAAGATGCCACTCGTATTGGTTCTGCTGGTGTTGTCAGGCGTCAGGCTGTTGATATTTCTCCTCTTAGGCGTGTAAACCAGGCCATCTATCTCCTTACAACTGGTGCTCGTGAAGCTGCTTTCAGAAACATCAAGACCATTGCTGAATGTTTGGCCGATGAGCTTATCAACGCAGCAAAAGGCTCTTCCAACAG TTACGCTATCAAGAAAAAGGATGAAATTGAAAGAGTTGCTAAGGCCAATCGTTGA